Proteins co-encoded in one Capsicum annuum cultivar UCD-10X-F1 chromosome 9, UCD10Xv1.1, whole genome shotgun sequence genomic window:
- the LOC107843246 gene encoding ABC transporter B family member 29, chloroplastic isoform X3, whose product MSLIHRSPPYHRRTPPYLHLNLTASRRLTTTSTLNFPIRASASTTRATTNSVKFISSITSLSPIKPYLLSEWKPILSGWISSAISVYALSKIVPKMGIFSSLMNSMDIVKLREECLVLGGLFIVRLIGNYLQQVFLWEASLNCVYKMRVCVFRKVLERDLEFFEGENGISAGDVAYRITAEASDVADTVYSLLNTIVPSSLQLSAMAVQMLVINPGLSLLSALVIPLMGLVIGYLGEKLRDVSNKAHLAVASLSSYLNEILPSILFVKANNAESCECKKFQSLAFADLSATMEKKKLKSFIPQLVQAIYFGTLFTFSAGTLLVSKGSFDCSAMVSFVTSLVLLISPIQDVGKAYNELKQGEPAIQRLFSLTRFEPEEIVNPDAVGLDCVAGEVKYSNVSFRYGDNGPLILKNMDLHIKSGEIVALCGSSGGGKTTLVKLLLRLYDPSQGSICIDGLDIRGIQIESLRRNIGLVSQDTQGHLKWERGTTQLNCFVLLLKNISDIIFWKCCREHWI is encoded by the exons ATGTCCCTAATTCACCGATCGCCACCGTATCACCGCCGTACACCGCCCTATCTCCATCTCAATCTCACCGCCTCCCGTCGATTAACCACCACAAGCACTCTCAATTTCCCCATACGCGCCTCCGCCTCCACCACACGCGCCACCACAAACTCCGTTAAATTCATTTCTTCGATCACCTCATTGTCTCCAATCAAACCCTACCTCCTCTCAGAATGGAAACCGATTCTCTCCGGCTGGATCAGTAGTGCAATATCCGTTTACGCTCTCTCGAAAATCGTTCCGAAAATGGGAATATTTTCATCTCTTATGAATTCGATGGATATCGTAAAGCTAAGAGAGGAGTGTTTAGTATTAGGAGGTTTGTTTATCGTTCGACTTATCGGTAATTATCTGCAGCAAGTGTTTTTATGGGAAGCTTCATTGAATTGTGTATATAAGATGAGAGTTTGTGTTTTTCGTAAGGTTTTGGAGAGAGATCTAGAGTTTTTTGAAGGTGAAAATGGGATATCTGCTGGAGATGTTGCGTATAGGATTACTGCTGAAGCTTCTGATGTTGCTGATACTGTTTATTCTCTCTTGAAT ACAATTGTACCAAGTAGTCTTCAATTATCAGCAATGGCAGTTCAGATGTTGGTCATCAACCCTGGTCTATCATTACTTTCCGCCCTG GTGATTCCATTGATGGGCCTTGTGATTGGTTACTTGGGCGAAAAACTTCGTGATGTGTCAAACAAGGCACATCTTGCTGTTGCTTCTCTCTCTTCCTATCTGAACGAG ATCCTCCCGTCAATTCTTTTTGTGAAGGCAAACAATGCGGAGTCCTGTGAATGCAAGAAGTTCCAGTCACTTGCTTTTGCTGACTTATCTGCGACCATGGAAAAGAAGAAGTTGAAGTCATTTATTCCTCAGTTGGTGCAGGCAATATATTTTGGCACCTTATTCACATTTAGCGCTGGCACACTGCTAGTTTCAAAAGGTTCATTTGATTGCTCTGCCATGGTTTCTTTTGTAACATCCCTGGTTCTGTTGATCTCCCCAATCCAG GATGTGGGAAAAGCATACAATGAATTAAAACAAGGAGAGCCAGCAATTCAACGCTTATTTAGTTTGACAAGGTTTGAACCGGAG GAAATTGTGAACCCAGATGCTGTTGGCTTAGATTGTGTTGCTGGAGAAGTAAAATACTCTAATGTCTCTTTTAGATATGGAGACAATGGACCTCTTATACTGAAAAACATGGACTTACATATTAAATCTGGAGAAATAGTTGCCCTCTGTGGATCATCAGGAGGAGGAAAAACGACTCTTGTAAAACTCCTCCTTCGCTTATACGATCCTTCACAAG GTTCCATTTGCATTGATGGTTTGGATATTAGAGGCATACAAATCGAGAGTTTGAGGAGAAATATTGGTCTGGTCTCTCAAGATACA CAAGGTCATCTGAAGTGGGAAAGAGGAACTACACAGCTGAATTGTTTTGtacttcttttaaaaaatatatcagaCATTATTTTCTGGAAGTGTTGCCGAGAACATTGGATATAG
- the LOC107843246 gene encoding ABC transporter B family member 29, chloroplastic isoform X2: MSLIHRSPPYHRRTPPYLHLNLTASRRLTTTSTLNFPIRASASTTRATTNSVKFISSITSLSPIKPYLLSEWKPILSGWISSAISVYALSKIVPKMGIFSSLMNSMDIVKLREECLVLGGLFIVRLIGNYLQQVFLWEASLNCVYKMRVCVFRKVLERDLEFFEGENGISAGDVAYRITAEASDVADTVYSLLNTIVPSSLQLSAMAVQMLVINPGLSLLSALVIPLMGLVIGYLGEKLRDVSNKAHLAVASLSSYLNEILPSILFVKANNAESCECKKFQSLAFADLSATMEKKKLKSFIPQLVQAIYFGTLFTFSAGTLLVSKGSFDCSAMVSFVTSLVLLISPIQDVGKAYNELKQGEPAIQRLFSLTRFEPEEIVNPDAVGLDCVAGEVKYSNVSFRYGDNGPLILKNMDLHIKSGEIVALCGSSGGGKTTLVKLLLRLYDPSQGSICIDGLDIRGIQIESLRRNIGLVSQDTTLFSGSVAENIGYRDRMTGIDMNRVKLAARTASAEEFIEALPLSYETNVGPRGSIFSGGQKQRY; encoded by the exons ATGTCCCTAATTCACCGATCGCCACCGTATCACCGCCGTACACCGCCCTATCTCCATCTCAATCTCACCGCCTCCCGTCGATTAACCACCACAAGCACTCTCAATTTCCCCATACGCGCCTCCGCCTCCACCACACGCGCCACCACAAACTCCGTTAAATTCATTTCTTCGATCACCTCATTGTCTCCAATCAAACCCTACCTCCTCTCAGAATGGAAACCGATTCTCTCCGGCTGGATCAGTAGTGCAATATCCGTTTACGCTCTCTCGAAAATCGTTCCGAAAATGGGAATATTTTCATCTCTTATGAATTCGATGGATATCGTAAAGCTAAGAGAGGAGTGTTTAGTATTAGGAGGTTTGTTTATCGTTCGACTTATCGGTAATTATCTGCAGCAAGTGTTTTTATGGGAAGCTTCATTGAATTGTGTATATAAGATGAGAGTTTGTGTTTTTCGTAAGGTTTTGGAGAGAGATCTAGAGTTTTTTGAAGGTGAAAATGGGATATCTGCTGGAGATGTTGCGTATAGGATTACTGCTGAAGCTTCTGATGTTGCTGATACTGTTTATTCTCTCTTGAAT ACAATTGTACCAAGTAGTCTTCAATTATCAGCAATGGCAGTTCAGATGTTGGTCATCAACCCTGGTCTATCATTACTTTCCGCCCTG GTGATTCCATTGATGGGCCTTGTGATTGGTTACTTGGGCGAAAAACTTCGTGATGTGTCAAACAAGGCACATCTTGCTGTTGCTTCTCTCTCTTCCTATCTGAACGAG ATCCTCCCGTCAATTCTTTTTGTGAAGGCAAACAATGCGGAGTCCTGTGAATGCAAGAAGTTCCAGTCACTTGCTTTTGCTGACTTATCTGCGACCATGGAAAAGAAGAAGTTGAAGTCATTTATTCCTCAGTTGGTGCAGGCAATATATTTTGGCACCTTATTCACATTTAGCGCTGGCACACTGCTAGTTTCAAAAGGTTCATTTGATTGCTCTGCCATGGTTTCTTTTGTAACATCCCTGGTTCTGTTGATCTCCCCAATCCAG GATGTGGGAAAAGCATACAATGAATTAAAACAAGGAGAGCCAGCAATTCAACGCTTATTTAGTTTGACAAGGTTTGAACCGGAG GAAATTGTGAACCCAGATGCTGTTGGCTTAGATTGTGTTGCTGGAGAAGTAAAATACTCTAATGTCTCTTTTAGATATGGAGACAATGGACCTCTTATACTGAAAAACATGGACTTACATATTAAATCTGGAGAAATAGTTGCCCTCTGTGGATCATCAGGAGGAGGAAAAACGACTCTTGTAAAACTCCTCCTTCGCTTATACGATCCTTCACAAG GTTCCATTTGCATTGATGGTTTGGATATTAGAGGCATACAAATCGAGAGTTTGAGGAGAAATATTGGTCTGGTCTCTCAAGATACA aCATTATTTTCTGGAAGTGTTGCCGAGAACATTGGATATAGGGATAGAATGACTGGCATTGATATGAATAGAGTGAAGCTTGCTGCAAGAACTGCAAGTGCAGAAGAATTTATTGAAGCACTTCCTCTTAGCTATGAGACGAATGTTGGACCTAGGGGCTCAATTTTCAGTGGAGGGCAGAAGCAAAG GTACTAG
- the LOC107843246 gene encoding ABC transporter B family member 29, chloroplastic isoform X4: protein MSLIHRSPPYHRRTPPYLHLNLTASRRLTTTSTLNFPIRASASTTRATTNSVKFISSITSLSPIKPYLLSEWKPILSGWISSAISVYALSKIVPKMGIFSSLMNSMDIVKLREECLVLGGLFIVRLIGNYLQQVFLWEASLNCVYKMRVCVFRKVLERDLEFFEGENGISAGDVAYRITAEASDVADTVYSLLNTIVPSSLQLSAMAVQMLVINPGLSLLSALVIPLMGLVIGYLGEKLRDVSNKAHLAVASLSSYLNEILPSILFVKANNAESCECKKFQSLAFADLSATMEKKKLKSFIPQLVQAIYFGTLFTFSAGTLLVSKGSFDCSAMVSFVTSLVLLISPIQDVGKAYNELKQGEPAIQRLFSLTRFEPEEIVNPDAVGLDCVAGEVKYSNVSFRYGDNGPLILKNMDLHIKSGEIVALCGSSGGGKTTLVKLLLRLYDPSQGSICIDGLDIRGIQIESLRRNIGLVSQDTIFQQRDSILLNQVTNCPLFTLSG, encoded by the exons ATGTCCCTAATTCACCGATCGCCACCGTATCACCGCCGTACACCGCCCTATCTCCATCTCAATCTCACCGCCTCCCGTCGATTAACCACCACAAGCACTCTCAATTTCCCCATACGCGCCTCCGCCTCCACCACACGCGCCACCACAAACTCCGTTAAATTCATTTCTTCGATCACCTCATTGTCTCCAATCAAACCCTACCTCCTCTCAGAATGGAAACCGATTCTCTCCGGCTGGATCAGTAGTGCAATATCCGTTTACGCTCTCTCGAAAATCGTTCCGAAAATGGGAATATTTTCATCTCTTATGAATTCGATGGATATCGTAAAGCTAAGAGAGGAGTGTTTAGTATTAGGAGGTTTGTTTATCGTTCGACTTATCGGTAATTATCTGCAGCAAGTGTTTTTATGGGAAGCTTCATTGAATTGTGTATATAAGATGAGAGTTTGTGTTTTTCGTAAGGTTTTGGAGAGAGATCTAGAGTTTTTTGAAGGTGAAAATGGGATATCTGCTGGAGATGTTGCGTATAGGATTACTGCTGAAGCTTCTGATGTTGCTGATACTGTTTATTCTCTCTTGAAT ACAATTGTACCAAGTAGTCTTCAATTATCAGCAATGGCAGTTCAGATGTTGGTCATCAACCCTGGTCTATCATTACTTTCCGCCCTG GTGATTCCATTGATGGGCCTTGTGATTGGTTACTTGGGCGAAAAACTTCGTGATGTGTCAAACAAGGCACATCTTGCTGTTGCTTCTCTCTCTTCCTATCTGAACGAG ATCCTCCCGTCAATTCTTTTTGTGAAGGCAAACAATGCGGAGTCCTGTGAATGCAAGAAGTTCCAGTCACTTGCTTTTGCTGACTTATCTGCGACCATGGAAAAGAAGAAGTTGAAGTCATTTATTCCTCAGTTGGTGCAGGCAATATATTTTGGCACCTTATTCACATTTAGCGCTGGCACACTGCTAGTTTCAAAAGGTTCATTTGATTGCTCTGCCATGGTTTCTTTTGTAACATCCCTGGTTCTGTTGATCTCCCCAATCCAG GATGTGGGAAAAGCATACAATGAATTAAAACAAGGAGAGCCAGCAATTCAACGCTTATTTAGTTTGACAAGGTTTGAACCGGAG GAAATTGTGAACCCAGATGCTGTTGGCTTAGATTGTGTTGCTGGAGAAGTAAAATACTCTAATGTCTCTTTTAGATATGGAGACAATGGACCTCTTATACTGAAAAACATGGACTTACATATTAAATCTGGAGAAATAGTTGCCCTCTGTGGATCATCAGGAGGAGGAAAAACGACTCTTGTAAAACTCCTCCTTCGCTTATACGATCCTTCACAAG GTTCCATTTGCATTGATGGTTTGGATATTAGAGGCATACAAATCGAGAGTTTGAGGAGAAATATTGGTCTGGTCTCTCAAGATACA ATTTTCCAGCAAAGAGATAGCATTTTGTTGAACCAAGTCACCAATTGCCCGCTTTTCACACTTTCGGGCTGA
- the LOC107843246 gene encoding ABC transporter B family member 29, chloroplastic isoform X1 has protein sequence MSLIHRSPPYHRRTPPYLHLNLTASRRLTTTSTLNFPIRASASTTRATTNSVKFISSITSLSPIKPYLLSEWKPILSGWISSAISVYALSKIVPKMGIFSSLMNSMDIVKLREECLVLGGLFIVRLIGNYLQQVFLWEASLNCVYKMRVCVFRKVLERDLEFFEGENGISAGDVAYRITAEASDVADTVYSLLNTIVPSSLQLSAMAVQMLVINPGLSLLSALVIPLMGLVIGYLGEKLRDVSNKAHLAVASLSSYLNEILPSILFVKANNAESCECKKFQSLAFADLSATMEKKKLKSFIPQLVQAIYFGTLFTFSAGTLLVSKGSFDCSAMVSFVTSLVLLISPIQDVGKAYNELKQGEPAIQRLFSLTRFEPEEIVNPDAVGLDCVAGEVKYSNVSFRYGDNGPLILKNMDLHIKSGEIVALCGSSGGGKTTLVKLLLRLYDPSQGSICIDGLDIRGIQIESLRRNIGLVSQDTTLFSGSVAENIGYRDRMTGIDMNRVKLAARTASAEEFIEALPLSYETNVGPRGSIFSGGQKQRIAIARALYQDPSILILDEATSALDSKSELLVRQALQRLMQNRTVLVIAHRLETVLMAERVFLLEDGYLREVPRSSLLNG, from the exons ATGTCCCTAATTCACCGATCGCCACCGTATCACCGCCGTACACCGCCCTATCTCCATCTCAATCTCACCGCCTCCCGTCGATTAACCACCACAAGCACTCTCAATTTCCCCATACGCGCCTCCGCCTCCACCACACGCGCCACCACAAACTCCGTTAAATTCATTTCTTCGATCACCTCATTGTCTCCAATCAAACCCTACCTCCTCTCAGAATGGAAACCGATTCTCTCCGGCTGGATCAGTAGTGCAATATCCGTTTACGCTCTCTCGAAAATCGTTCCGAAAATGGGAATATTTTCATCTCTTATGAATTCGATGGATATCGTAAAGCTAAGAGAGGAGTGTTTAGTATTAGGAGGTTTGTTTATCGTTCGACTTATCGGTAATTATCTGCAGCAAGTGTTTTTATGGGAAGCTTCATTGAATTGTGTATATAAGATGAGAGTTTGTGTTTTTCGTAAGGTTTTGGAGAGAGATCTAGAGTTTTTTGAAGGTGAAAATGGGATATCTGCTGGAGATGTTGCGTATAGGATTACTGCTGAAGCTTCTGATGTTGCTGATACTGTTTATTCTCTCTTGAAT ACAATTGTACCAAGTAGTCTTCAATTATCAGCAATGGCAGTTCAGATGTTGGTCATCAACCCTGGTCTATCATTACTTTCCGCCCTG GTGATTCCATTGATGGGCCTTGTGATTGGTTACTTGGGCGAAAAACTTCGTGATGTGTCAAACAAGGCACATCTTGCTGTTGCTTCTCTCTCTTCCTATCTGAACGAG ATCCTCCCGTCAATTCTTTTTGTGAAGGCAAACAATGCGGAGTCCTGTGAATGCAAGAAGTTCCAGTCACTTGCTTTTGCTGACTTATCTGCGACCATGGAAAAGAAGAAGTTGAAGTCATTTATTCCTCAGTTGGTGCAGGCAATATATTTTGGCACCTTATTCACATTTAGCGCTGGCACACTGCTAGTTTCAAAAGGTTCATTTGATTGCTCTGCCATGGTTTCTTTTGTAACATCCCTGGTTCTGTTGATCTCCCCAATCCAG GATGTGGGAAAAGCATACAATGAATTAAAACAAGGAGAGCCAGCAATTCAACGCTTATTTAGTTTGACAAGGTTTGAACCGGAG GAAATTGTGAACCCAGATGCTGTTGGCTTAGATTGTGTTGCTGGAGAAGTAAAATACTCTAATGTCTCTTTTAGATATGGAGACAATGGACCTCTTATACTGAAAAACATGGACTTACATATTAAATCTGGAGAAATAGTTGCCCTCTGTGGATCATCAGGAGGAGGAAAAACGACTCTTGTAAAACTCCTCCTTCGCTTATACGATCCTTCACAAG GTTCCATTTGCATTGATGGTTTGGATATTAGAGGCATACAAATCGAGAGTTTGAGGAGAAATATTGGTCTGGTCTCTCAAGATACA aCATTATTTTCTGGAAGTGTTGCCGAGAACATTGGATATAGGGATAGAATGACTGGCATTGATATGAATAGAGTGAAGCTTGCTGCAAGAACTGCAAGTGCAGAAGAATTTATTGAAGCACTTCCTCTTAGCTATGAGACGAATGTTGGACCTAGGGGCTCAATTTTCAGTGGAGGGCAGAAGCAAAG AATAGCTATTGCTCGGGCACTTTATCAGGATCCGTCTATTCTGATATTGGATGAAGCGACTTCAGCATTAGACAGCAAGTCAGAGTTGTTGGTGAGACAAGCTCTGCAGCGCCTGATGCAAAACCGTACT GTACTAGTGATTGCTCACCGCTTGGAAACAGTTCTAATGGCTGAACGAGTTTTCCTTTTAGAGGATGGATACTTGCGGGAGGTTCCTCGCTCCTCTCTTTTGAACGGTTAG
- the LOC107842274 gene encoding replication protein A 14 kDa subunit B — MDTSNPAVFVNAEFLKQHVGRRVRAVVQVMQSDGDKVIGKSTDEQQLVVKGYPPSPLSTFVEVIGIADTPQSIQAETWTNFGDTFDVTSFDKVCRLANGDSKHLFI, encoded by the exons ATGGACACGTCAAATCCTGCAGTCTTTGTCAATGCTGAGTTCCTCAAGCAGCATGTAGGAAGGAGGGTTCGCGCAGTGGTTCAGGTTATGCAATCTGATGGTGATAAAGTCATTGGAAAATCCACAGATGAACAGCAGCTGGTTGTGAAAGGATATCCACCTAGTCCTCTTTCAACTTTTGTTGAAGTAATTGGTATCGCTGACACTCCCCAGTCTATTCAGGCAGAAACTTGGACCAATTTTGGTGATACATTTG ATGTTACTAGCTTCGACAAAGTTTGCAGACTGGCAAATGGTGACAGTAAGCACTTGTTTATCTGA